Proteins encoded by one window of Flavobacterium sp. N502540:
- a CDS encoding LptF/LptG family permease — protein sequence MKILDKYLLKTFLITFTTVFVILFFIFILQTVWLFISELAGKDLDLILVVKFLLFSMPRIIPLVLPLSVLLASIMTFGNLAENYEFAAMKSSGISLQRAMRGLIVFIFVLSIVAFWFANNVIPYAEYKFINFRKNIAQAKPAMAIAEGQFNDVGFYNIKVNKKSGENGNILTGVTIHEKPTNTGENKTVIKAKDGELMSNEKSSILKLVLNDGYYYQDVTPKKYEDRAKLPFIKSAFKKQIINIDLSELNKTDDDKENISNTNGMLNINELRYTLDSLNKNLDNEIISFSENINQRVGITKSAVPVKTNKKKKNLPNNLLSLYTNKEKADVIRMASSNVTSNVYSIESTQNDLKEKQRDINQHLTALYEKFVIAFACFLMFFIGAPLGAIIRKGGLGLPIVFAVLIFITFHFINTFGKRLSQEGAMNPFLGAWMSSFILLPLAVLLTYRATNDNGLINFDAITTPISQLFQKISERFFPAQNKK from the coding sequence TTGAAAATTTTAGACAAATACTTACTAAAAACATTCCTGATTACATTTACTACGGTATTTGTAATCCTTTTTTTTATCTTCATACTTCAAACCGTATGGCTCTTTATCTCTGAACTTGCAGGTAAAGATCTCGATTTGATTTTGGTTGTGAAGTTCCTTTTATTCTCCATGCCGCGAATCATACCGCTGGTTTTACCTCTATCGGTTTTACTGGCCTCTATTATGACTTTCGGAAATCTGGCTGAGAATTATGAATTCGCAGCGATGAAATCATCAGGAATATCACTTCAGAGAGCGATGCGAGGTTTGATCGTATTCATCTTTGTTTTAAGTATTGTCGCTTTCTGGTTCGCTAATAATGTGATTCCGTATGCGGAATATAAATTTATTAATTTCCGAAAAAACATTGCGCAAGCTAAGCCCGCCATGGCAATTGCCGAAGGACAGTTTAATGATGTTGGTTTTTACAACATTAAAGTCAACAAAAAATCTGGTGAAAATGGAAACATTTTAACCGGTGTTACGATTCACGAAAAACCAACCAATACCGGCGAAAACAAAACCGTTATTAAAGCCAAAGATGGTGAATTGATGAGTAACGAAAAATCCAGTATTTTAAAATTAGTTTTAAATGACGGATATTACTACCAGGATGTTACTCCGAAAAAATACGAAGATCGCGCTAAGCTGCCTTTCATAAAAAGTGCTTTCAAAAAACAGATCATTAATATTGATTTATCCGAATTAAACAAAACCGATGACGATAAAGAAAATATAAGCAACACAAACGGAATGTTGAATATCAACGAACTCCGTTATACACTGGATTCCCTGAATAAAAATCTGGATAATGAAATCATCTCTTTTTCGGAAAATATCAATCAGCGTGTGGGTATTACCAAATCAGCCGTTCCTGTAAAAACAAATAAAAAGAAAAAGAATCTGCCTAATAACCTTTTATCACTTTACACGAATAAAGAGAAGGCTGATGTAATAAGAATGGCAAGCAGCAATGTTACAAGCAATGTCTATTCTATTGAATCAACACAAAACGATTTAAAAGAAAAACAAAGAGATATTAATCAACATTTAACGGCCTTATACGAAAAATTTGTAATCGCCTTTGCCTGTTTCTTAATGTTTTTTATTGGCGCACCATTAGGAGCTATCATTCGTAAAGGAGGACTTGGTCTGCCTATTGTATTTGCCGTTTTAATTTTTATTACATTCCATTTCATTAATACCTTCGGAAAAAGACTTTCACAGGAAGGCGCAATGAATCCGTTTTTAGGAGCATGGATGTCCTCTTTTATACTATTACCATTAGCTGTATTATTAACGTATCGTGCTACTAACGACAACGGATTAATCAACTTTGATGCAATTACAACTCCAATCTCACAACTATTTCAAAAAATTTCCGAGCGGTTCTTTCCAGCTCAAAATAAAAAATAA
- a CDS encoding LolA family protein, translated as MKTKIQEIQNNSITKMTKKCIQMAVLLLLSFTSIQAQDKKAKDLLNEVTSKIKSYNNIVIDFKYTLNNTKENINQDSKGNVTMKGNQYVLNFMGVTKIFDGQKTYTIVPEDEEVTISKVNEKDDTAITPSKMLTFFNSGYKYNMDIVQNVKGRKIQYIKLAPTSSKDQRKEILLGIDVQTKHIYNLIETGKNGTKTTLTVNSFKTNQPLSKNQFTFVASKYPKYYINKLD; from the coding sequence ATGAAAACAAAAATTCAGGAAATCCAAAACAATTCTATTACTAAGATGACTAAAAAGTGCATTCAAATGGCGGTTTTATTGCTTTTGAGCTTCACTTCTATTCAGGCTCAGGATAAAAAAGCCAAAGATTTATTGAATGAAGTAACTTCAAAAATAAAAAGCTACAACAACATTGTTATTGACTTTAAATACACACTGAATAACACTAAAGAGAACATCAACCAGGACAGTAAAGGAAATGTAACCATGAAAGGCAATCAATATGTATTGAATTTTATGGGAGTAACCAAAATATTTGACGGTCAGAAAACCTACACCATCGTTCCGGAAGACGAAGAAGTTACAATTTCTAAAGTAAATGAGAAGGACGATACTGCTATTACACCTTCAAAAATGCTGACTTTCTTCAATTCGGGCTACAAATACAACATGGATATTGTTCAAAATGTGAAAGGAAGAAAAATACAATATATCAAATTAGCTCCTACAAGCTCTAAAGACCAAAGAAAAGAGATCCTATTAGGTATTGATGTTCAGACCAAACACATTTATAATTTGATCGAAACCGGAAAAAATGGAACAAAAACCACTTTAACCGTTAATTCTTTTAAAACCAATCAGCCTTTATCAAAAAATCAATTTACATTTGTAGCGAGCAAATATCCAAAATACTACATCAATAAATTAGATTAA